In a genomic window of Candidatus Thiothrix sulfatifontis:
- a CDS encoding DUF4381 domain-containing protein produces MNPEELPLRDIHLPDPIGWWPPAPGWWMLAGLMLAVIAWLFWRWQQQKRAEQGLESALLELERLQRQYGTNTKELLRELSVLLRRVAISQYGRQTVAGLTGAAWVKFLDDKAGKPLFGGKLAHLLTEIPYRPETQAETKAVLQATREWIKLQRGKDHV; encoded by the coding sequence ATGAACCCAGAAGAACTACCGTTACGTGATATTCATTTGCCCGACCCAATTGGCTGGTGGCCGCCAGCACCGGGCTGGTGGATGCTCGCGGGTTTGATGTTGGCAGTGATTGCGTGGTTGTTCTGGCGTTGGCAGCAGCAAAAACGTGCTGAGCAAGGGTTGGAAAGCGCTTTGCTGGAGTTGGAACGTTTGCAACGTCAATACGGCACGAATACCAAAGAATTATTGCGCGAACTGTCGGTGTTGCTACGGCGGGTCGCGATCAGTCAGTACGGGCGGCAAACCGTCGCGGGGCTGACTGGCGCAGCGTGGGTCAAATTTTTGGACGATAAAGCAGGCAAGCCCTTATTTGGTGGCAAGTTGGCACATTTACTCACCGAAATACCCTATCGCCCGGAAACGCAAGCCGAAACCAAAGCCGTGCTGCAAGCCACCCGTGAATGGATCAAATTGCAACGGGGGAAAGATCATGTATGA
- a CDS encoding DUF58 domain-containing protein, producing the protein MAGVAGVGEGIVFSSLQSLLRLQGQVRTLHLAKKHIRARHAGLHRSVHKGRGMDFAESRMYQPGDDIRTIDWRVTARSGRVHTKVFEEEREKPVLLWVDLRPSMFFATRGRFKSVLAAQIAALLLWKTLDDGDRIGGILQNGTHTEFKPSRSRSAALHLLRQLSDMTRPTVAEPSRSDLQASWTRLRRVTQPGSQLFILSDFRQVTPAALRQLAMIAQHSQLTLVEIHDPFEEKLPNNGSLRLTDGKRHLLLNLGLRLWRDRYSNRVAQAAKTLQEFSRSYRIPLVQLSTADSDNERLLKLSRGLR; encoded by the coding sequence ATGGCAGGTGTCGCTGGAGTTGGCGAAGGGATTGTATTCAGTTCCCTGCAATCCTTGTTGCGTTTACAGGGACAGGTGCGCACCTTGCATTTGGCGAAAAAGCATATTCGGGCGCGTCACGCGGGCTTGCACCGTTCAGTCCACAAAGGGCGCGGCATGGACTTTGCGGAATCGCGCATGTACCAGCCCGGTGATGATATTCGCACCATTGACTGGCGGGTAACGGCGCGTAGCGGGCGGGTGCATACTAAGGTGTTTGAAGAAGAGCGCGAAAAGCCGGTGTTATTGTGGGTGGATTTACGCCCGTCGATGTTTTTTGCGACCCGTGGGCGTTTTAAGTCGGTGTTGGCGGCACAGATTGCGGCATTATTGCTGTGGAAAACCCTTGATGATGGCGACCGCATCGGCGGTATTTTGCAAAATGGCACGCATACCGAATTTAAACCGTCGCGGAGCCGCTCGGCGGCTTTGCATTTGTTGCGGCAGTTAAGTGATATGACCCGCCCTACGGTCGCTGAGCCGAGTCGCAGCGATTTGCAAGCCAGTTGGACGCGCTTACGGCGGGTGACACAGCCGGGGAGTCAATTGTTTATTCTGAGTGATTTTCGGCAAGTGACACCGGCAGCATTACGGCAATTGGCAATGATTGCGCAACATTCGCAATTAACCTTGGTGGAAATTCACGATCCATTTGAAGAGAAACTGCCCAATAACGGCAGCTTGCGTTTGACTGACGGTAAACGGCATTTATTACTGAATTTGGGTTTGCGGCTGTGGCGCGACCGTTATAGCAATCGTGTGGCGCAAGCGGCGAAAACCTTGCAGGAATTCAGTCGCAGCTACCGGATTCCATTGGTGCAATTGTCGACCGCTGACAGCGATAACGAACGCTTGCTGAAATTGTCACGGGGGTTGCGATGA
- a CDS encoding MoxR family ATPase: MNQKENFDKLSQYLQSKIIGQKSLINRLMIALLADGHLLVEGAPGLAKTRAIQVLGQGIEGDFHRVQFTPDLLPADITGTEVFHPNDGSFHFQKGPLFHNLILADEINRAPAKVQSALLEAMAERQITVAGTTWKLPEPFLVMATQNPIEQEGTYRLPEAQLDRFLMHVMVDYPTPAEEKVILHLGRKEAMQQVRHEKEAIAPLVSRNDVALARQDVLNIYMTDKVETYLLQLVLATRNPERYGKSLAGSIAYGGSPRATLSLDRCARAHAWLAGRDFVSPEDVQAVAHDVLRHRLLLTFEAEADGMTANHIIDELLALVAVP, translated from the coding sequence ATGAACCAAAAAGAAAACTTTGACAAGTTGTCCCAGTATTTGCAAAGCAAAATCATTGGGCAAAAATCCCTGATCAATCGTCTGATGATCGCGTTGCTGGCAGATGGGCATTTGCTGGTGGAAGGTGCGCCGGGCTTGGCGAAAACCCGCGCCATTCAGGTGTTGGGGCAGGGGATCGAGGGCGATTTTCACCGTGTGCAGTTCACGCCGGATCTATTGCCAGCGGATATTACCGGCACGGAAGTATTTCACCCCAATGATGGCTCGTTTCACTTCCAGAAAGGCCCGTTGTTTCACAATTTGATCCTCGCGGATGAAATCAACCGTGCGCCTGCCAAAGTGCAATCCGCGCTGTTGGAGGCGATGGCGGAACGCCAGATTACCGTTGCGGGTACGACCTGGAAATTGCCCGAACCATTTTTGGTGATGGCGACCCAAAACCCGATTGAGCAGGAAGGCACGTACCGTTTGCCGGAAGCGCAACTCGACCGTTTTCTAATGCACGTGATGGTGGATTACCCAACGCCTGCCGAAGAAAAAGTCATTTTGCATTTGGGGCGCAAAGAAGCGATGCAGCAAGTGCGCCATGAAAAAGAAGCCATTGCGCCGCTGGTCAGCCGGAATGACGTGGCGTTAGCGCGGCAGGATGTGCTGAATATTTACATGACCGACAAGGTGGAAACCTACCTGTTGCAATTGGTGTTGGCAACCCGTAACCCCGAACGTTACGGTAAATCCTTGGCGGGTAGCATTGCGTATGGCGGCAGCCCGCGTGCCACGTTGTCATTGGATCGGTGCGCCCGCGCTCATGCATGGTTGGCTGGGCGCGATTTCGTCAGCCCCGAAGACGTGCAGGCGGTGGCGCATGATGTGTTACGCCACCGTTTATTGCTGACGTTTGAAGCCGAAGCCGATGGCATGACCGCCAACCATATTATTGATGAATTGCTGGCGTTGGTGGCAGTCCCTTGA
- a CDS encoding BatD family protein, giving the protein MVRLLLIAWLWLLPFGAQAAAIMAQLDRNPVAVGDPVVLTFTADGIVAGDPDFSPLEQDFEIRGRSQSNSLSVVNGVSSITTTWELRLYPRRTGTVPIPPIAFGADQSQALDLQVMDQPPPQANTGNSSDILIELTAEPQQPYVQQQTVITQRMLHITPLQPQASLSHPEVEAGKGNIQQLGKTRNTTLMRNGRNYQVIERRYALTPQQSGTLTLGRTTFDGIIDDQNNNEFDPFGMRGKRIRRFSEPLTLQVQGQPASYTGKQWLPANSLTLNAHWQTPADKLKAGEPVTLTLAIVADGLAAEQLPKLDIQAPAGIKAYTDQPELRNDPGSNGVVGVRQEKWVVVAPYNGEYAFPGLSIDWWNTTTGKQETTTLDPVKLVVTGGQAAPAANTTTATELKQAAPATPPTATTPDTPEVTAGWFAWFSWDWYAAALLIIWGTLSVGWLLWHFWKKAQTTPKKFAKTSYTPASVRPPDAKTVWQRLEQACKQNQPQAAHDALLQWMEVGLHLRPALLANLREQALPALQTEIDALNAVLYGRSSGGWRGASLWQALQGFKLSNGQTAVKTSELAALYPD; this is encoded by the coding sequence ATGGTGAGATTACTCTTGATAGCATGGCTGTGGCTGCTGCCATTTGGGGCGCAAGCCGCCGCGATTATGGCACAACTTGACCGCAATCCGGTGGCGGTAGGCGACCCCGTGGTACTCACCTTTACGGCGGATGGGATAGTAGCGGGCGACCCGGATTTTTCGCCTTTAGAGCAAGATTTTGAGATACGCGGGCGTTCGCAAAGCAACAGTCTCAGCGTGGTGAACGGTGTCAGCAGCATTACCACCACGTGGGAATTGCGCTTATACCCGCGTCGTACCGGCACTGTACCGATTCCCCCGATTGCGTTTGGCGCAGATCAAAGTCAGGCGCTGGATTTGCAAGTCATGGATCAGCCACCGCCACAGGCGAACACGGGGAACTCGTCCGATATTCTCATTGAACTCACCGCTGAACCGCAGCAGCCGTATGTGCAGCAGCAAACCGTGATTACCCAACGCATGTTGCACATTACGCCGTTGCAACCGCAGGCCAGCCTCAGCCATCCCGAAGTGGAAGCGGGCAAGGGCAATATTCAGCAATTGGGTAAAACGCGCAATACGACCTTGATGCGCAACGGGCGCAATTACCAAGTGATTGAACGCCGTTACGCGCTTACCCCGCAGCAAAGCGGCACACTGACTTTGGGGCGCACGACCTTTGACGGTATTATTGATGATCAAAACAACAATGAATTTGACCCATTTGGCATGAGGGGCAAGCGCATTCGGCGTTTTTCCGAACCCTTGACGTTGCAGGTTCAAGGTCAACCCGCCAGCTATACCGGCAAGCAATGGCTACCCGCGAATAGTCTTACTCTGAATGCGCATTGGCAGACACCCGCTGATAAACTCAAGGCAGGGGAACCCGTGACTCTGACCTTGGCGATTGTGGCGGACGGTTTAGCCGCAGAACAACTGCCTAAGCTCGACATCCAAGCACCTGCGGGTATCAAGGCGTACACCGATCAGCCCGAATTGCGTAACGATCCCGGTAGCAACGGTGTCGTGGGCGTGCGTCAGGAAAAGTGGGTAGTGGTTGCCCCCTATAATGGTGAATACGCATTCCCCGGTCTGAGCATTGATTGGTGGAATACCACAACGGGTAAACAGGAAACCACCACACTTGATCCGGTGAAACTGGTAGTAACAGGTGGGCAAGCAGCTCCTGCTGCGAATACGACCACCGCAACAGAACTTAAGCAGGCAGCTCCAGCAACACCTCCGACCGCCACAACCCCGGATACGCCAGAAGTTACTGCTGGCTGGTTTGCTTGGTTTTCGTGGGACTGGTATGCCGCCGCATTGCTGATTATTTGGGGCACATTATCCGTGGGTTGGTTGCTGTGGCATTTCTGGAAAAAAGCCCAAACAACGCCTAAAAAATTTGCCAAAACCTCCTATACGCCCGCATCAGTACGCCCTCCCGACGCTAAAACTGTGTGGCAACGGCTGGAACAAGCGTGTAAGCAAAACCAACCGCAAGCCGCCCATGATGCCTTACTGCAATGGATGGAAGTCGGCTTACATCTACGCCCCGCGTTGCTGGCAAATTTGCGCGAACAAGCCCTCCCAGCGTTGCAAACCGAAATTGATGCGCTCAATGCGGTGCTCTATGGTCGCAGCAGCGGTGGCTGGCGCGGCGCAAGTTTGTGGCAAGCACTGCAAGGATTTAAGCTATCCAACGGACAGACAGCGGTGAAAACCTCGGAACTTGCTGCACTTTACCCAGACTAA
- a CDS encoding VWA domain-containing protein, with protein sequence MYEFLWWWLFILLPLPLVVRWWLKPAEPKQGVALKVPFLEDFQQGGKVLGRSWFGLLVLLLASAAWILLVAAAARPVWVGDTVAMPVSGRDLMLAVDLSGSMQEQDFILNGQVVDRLVATKAVAGEFVRKRTGDRIGMVLFGDQAYLQAPLTFDRQTVLRLLNESQIGLAGERTAIGDAIGLALKRLQDSPEKNRVLILMTDGANTAGSVSPLEAAEMAAAVGLKIYTVGIGSESDQMRSVFGFQLMNPSADLDERTLKAIATGTGGMYFRARDTEEFHKIYAELDRLEPVEKEAQQWRPQQELFRWPLLASLVLTLLAAVLRVERE encoded by the coding sequence ATGTATGAATTCCTCTGGTGGTGGCTGTTTATCTTGCTACCCTTGCCGCTGGTGGTGCGTTGGTGGCTGAAACCGGCAGAACCCAAGCAAGGGGTTGCCTTGAAAGTCCCGTTTTTGGAGGATTTTCAGCAGGGTGGCAAGGTATTGGGGCGTTCGTGGTTCGGTTTGCTGGTATTGTTGTTGGCGAGTGCCGCGTGGATCTTATTGGTGGCGGCAGCGGCGCGTCCGGTGTGGGTAGGCGATACAGTGGCAATGCCGGTGTCGGGGCGTGATTTGATGCTGGCTGTCGATTTGTCGGGCAGTATGCAGGAGCAGGATTTTATCCTCAATGGGCAGGTGGTCGACCGTTTGGTCGCAACCAAAGCGGTGGCGGGGGAGTTTGTGCGCAAACGCACTGGCGACCGCATCGGCATGGTGTTATTCGGTGATCAGGCGTATTTGCAAGCCCCGTTGACCTTTGACCGTCAAACCGTGCTGCGCTTGTTGAATGAATCGCAAATTGGTTTGGCGGGCGAACGCACTGCAATTGGTGATGCGATTGGGCTGGCGCTGAAACGCTTGCAAGATAGCCCGGAAAAAAATCGCGTTCTGATTCTGATGACCGATGGCGCGAATACTGCTGGCAGTGTCAGCCCCTTGGAAGCGGCGGAGATGGCGGCAGCCGTGGGTTTAAAAATTTACACGGTGGGGATCGGTTCGGAAAGTGACCAGATGCGCAGCGTTTTTGGGTTTCAGTTGATGAATCCGTCGGCGGATTTGGATGAGCGCACCTTGAAAGCGATTGCGACCGGCACGGGTGGCATGTATTTCCGGGCGCGTGATACCGAAGAGTTCCACAAGATTTACGCGGAATTGGATCGGCTCGAACCCGTGGAAAAAGAAGCACAGCAATGGCGACCGCAGCAAGAATTGTTCCGTTGGCCGTTGCTGGCGTCACTGGTGCTGACGCTGTTGGCAGCCGTGTTGCGGGTAGAGCGGGAGTGA
- a CDS encoding BolA/IbaG family iron-sulfur metabolism protein, with amino-acid sequence MTIQTQIEQKIQQAMQPDFLEVINESHMHNVPPGSESHFKVTVVSEQFNGKMLIARHRQINGILADELNGKIHALALHTLTPEEHFAKAGKVAESPLCMGGSKA; translated from the coding sequence ATGACCATCCAAACCCAAATTGAACAGAAAATCCAACAGGCCATGCAACCTGACTTCCTCGAAGTCATCAACGAAAGCCACATGCACAATGTGCCGCCCGGTTCGGAATCGCATTTTAAGGTGACGGTTGTGAGCGAACAGTTCAATGGAAAAATGCTGATTGCACGCCATCGGCAGATTAATGGCATTTTAGCCGACGAATTAAATGGCAAGATTCACGCGCTGGCCTTGCATACGCTGACGCCGGAAGAACATTTCGCGAAAGCAGGCAAAGTGGCGGAATCGCCCTTGTGCATGGGCGGCAGCAAGGCATAA
- a CDS encoding VWA domain-containing protein, with product MLNNLHFLHPEWLWLLLVLLLVLGMKWFQARQQGGWERIVDKQLMPFVLSGTAGSWGWLPLAWLSLALLVAIVAMAGPAWEKREVPVFRDQQALVVAMDFSASMYADDEKPNRITLARFKLLDILNARQDAQNGLVVFAGDAFVVSPLTDDVATIQEQVKNLAPDIMPAPGSLLTPAIERSVELLQQAGMKTGSILLMTDGVADTEAAIAAADKAWGMGYNVSVLSLGSVDGAAIPRPRGGFLLDNAGKTVIATVNLDDLERIAKAGGGVFTQAALGDADVNTLSQQWQALSQQQLSKSQGRQTDAWVNEGYWLVLLLLPLAALTFRRGWLGAVLVCILLPQPQTATAFSWDDLWLTPDQQAQEALDSGQPARASELFQNPEWKGASAYKNKDYQTAAQQYAAQQSITGQYNYANAQAKAGKFKEAITAYKRVLEAEPNHDDARHNLKMVEEALQQQQDQQPQPQQNSQQKQPQQPPQNSSGQQPPPQDQQGEGQQQAQGAEGQDSQAQQPKNSPDEKQQAEEQDAAKQAEQEAGQAKQGDQANEANDPQQREQEQATEQWLRRIPDDPSGLWRRKFQYQYQQRGAQARGDEW from the coding sequence ATGTTGAATAATCTGCATTTTCTCCACCCGGAATGGCTGTGGTTATTGCTGGTGCTGCTGCTGGTGTTGGGCATGAAATGGTTTCAGGCGCGTCAGCAAGGCGGCTGGGAACGCATTGTCGATAAGCAATTGATGCCGTTTGTGTTGAGTGGCACGGCGGGCAGTTGGGGATGGTTGCCCTTGGCTTGGCTGTCGCTGGCGTTGCTGGTGGCGATTGTGGCAATGGCAGGCCCCGCGTGGGAGAAGCGCGAAGTGCCGGTATTTCGTGATCAGCAAGCGCTGGTGGTGGCGATGGATTTTTCTGCCTCGATGTACGCGGATGATGAAAAACCCAATCGCATTACCTTGGCACGTTTCAAATTGCTCGACATTCTCAATGCGCGTCAGGATGCGCAAAACGGGTTGGTGGTGTTTGCCGGGGATGCGTTTGTGGTTTCACCGTTGACTGATGACGTTGCCACGATTCAGGAGCAAGTGAAGAATCTTGCGCCCGACATTATGCCAGCGCCCGGCAGTTTATTGACCCCGGCGATTGAACGCTCGGTCGAATTGCTGCAACAAGCGGGTATGAAAACCGGCAGTATTTTGCTGATGACGGATGGCGTAGCGGACACGGAAGCGGCGATTGCCGCAGCGGATAAGGCTTGGGGCATGGGTTACAACGTGTCCGTATTGTCATTGGGGTCGGTGGATGGTGCGGCAATACCACGTCCTAGAGGGGGCTTTTTGCTGGATAATGCGGGTAAAACCGTGATTGCGACCGTGAATCTGGATGATTTGGAACGTATTGCCAAAGCCGGTGGCGGGGTTTTCACGCAAGCGGCGTTGGGCGATGCCGATGTGAATACCTTGAGTCAGCAGTGGCAGGCACTTAGCCAGCAGCAGTTAAGCAAAAGTCAAGGTCGCCAAACCGATGCGTGGGTGAATGAAGGGTATTGGTTAGTGTTGTTGCTCTTGCCACTGGCGGCATTGACGTTTAGGCGCGGCTGGTTAGGGGCGGTATTGGTGTGCATTCTGTTGCCGCAACCGCAAACCGCGACAGCATTCAGTTGGGATGATCTATGGCTAACGCCTGACCAACAAGCACAAGAAGCGCTGGATAGCGGACAACCTGCCCGTGCTTCCGAACTTTTCCAAAACCCTGAATGGAAAGGGGCTTCGGCGTATAAAAACAAGGATTATCAAACTGCTGCACAACAGTATGCCGCGCAACAAAGCATTACCGGGCAGTACAATTACGCGAATGCGCAAGCGAAAGCGGGCAAATTTAAGGAGGCAATTACGGCCTACAAGCGCGTATTGGAAGCCGAGCCTAACCATGACGATGCGCGTCATAACCTGAAGATGGTGGAAGAGGCGCTCCAGCAACAGCAGGATCAACAACCTCAGCCCCAACAAAATTCTCAGCAAAAACAACCGCAACAGCCGCCACAAAATTCATCGGGGCAACAACCCCCACCACAAGACCAACAGGGCGAAGGTCAGCAGCAAGCGCAAGGTGCGGAAGGTCAGGATTCACAAGCGCAGCAACCCAAGAATTCGCCGGATGAAAAGCAGCAGGCGGAAGAACAAGACGCTGCCAAACAAGCTGAACAGGAAGCAGGGCAAGCCAAACAAGGCGATCAAGCAAACGAGGCTAATGACCCGCAACAGCGTGAACAAGAACAAGCCACTGAGCAATGGTTGCGGCGTATTCCTGATGATCCATCGGGTCTGTGGCGGCGCAAGTTTCAGTACCAATACCAACAACGTGGTGCGCAGGCAAGGGGTGATGAATGGTGA
- a CDS encoding Rrf2 family transcriptional regulator: MKLSTQGQHAIMAMLALAIHDDDGAVRLGDLAAQQGISLSYLEQIFARLRHEGLVEGIRGPGGGYRLSRHADEITLAEIIQAAEDDTVVAMNAPHGAALRGQDLVQRMWSDLSGQFYRFMEDITLDSLMEGHALPRKTYKMGETASLIARMFPARGLRPQMAHQMAM, from the coding sequence ATGAAACTATCCACACAAGGTCAACACGCGATTATGGCGATGCTGGCATTGGCTATCCACGATGACGACGGTGCAGTGCGCTTGGGTGATCTGGCAGCGCAGCAAGGAATTTCGTTGTCTTATCTGGAACAGATATTCGCCCGCTTGCGCCATGAAGGGCTGGTTGAAGGCATTCGCGGCCCCGGCGGTGGTTATCGTTTAAGCCGCCATGCCGACGAAATCACCTTGGCAGAAATTATTCAAGCCGCTGAAGACGATACCGTTGTCGCCATGAATGCCCCACACGGCGCGGCGTTACGGGGTCAGGATTTGGTGCAACGCATGTGGTCAGACTTGAGTGGTCAGTTTTACCGCTTCATGGAAGACATTACGCTGGATAGCCTAATGGAAGGCCATGCATTGCCGCGCAAGACCTATAAAATGGGTGAAACCGCCAGTTTAATCGCTAGAATGTTCCCGGCACGCGGGCTAAGACCGCAAATGGCTCATCAAATGGCCATGTAA
- a CDS encoding sel1 repeat family protein, translated as MRTIKLQRWTSSRLASPLLLWGLLGVTLPLAAEPQIEPAQPINMNEAPPPWNENALPPAAIPAAGESATGSSVESWYRNRRKVETNNIDGDLATLQAAAESGDAKAQYKLAILYRNEENSQTDIKQSLTWQQRAAEAGHMEAQYGLGLLYANGQYVPADNQQARHWFDQAAAQGHVAARLALLSLGNGAPAQALAASDNLKTQESAQTVESQNLASLQPPSPQPSPALMPKIPVVDPASRPEPVATPTSLPTMAQPTEQDESTSGKLDLAGIEPEVVRQSAEAGDKQAQLMLGTLYEDGLGGLPADLREAAYWYEQAAKQHYPKAQYNLGLLYEDGRGVTQSDKQAAYWYDKAAKAGFTEAQNNLGVLFVLGKGVKKDSKQAEKLFTDAASKGNADAQRNLDMLRKD; from the coding sequence ATGAGAACAATAAAATTACAACGTTGGACCTCTTCTCGGTTAGCTTCCCCGCTACTGCTGTGGGGGCTGCTCGGCGTGACCCTACCACTTGCTGCGGAACCACAGATTGAGCCTGCGCAGCCCATCAATATGAATGAAGCGCCGCCACCGTGGAACGAGAATGCCCTACCACCCGCAGCCATCCCAGCAGCGGGCGAGTCAGCAACGGGTTCCAGTGTGGAAAGTTGGTACCGCAATCGCCGCAAAGTCGAAACGAATAATATTGACGGTGATTTGGCTACGTTGCAGGCAGCAGCGGAAAGTGGTGATGCTAAAGCGCAATATAAATTAGCCATTCTATACCGCAACGAGGAAAATTCACAAACCGACATTAAGCAATCGCTAACTTGGCAACAACGCGCTGCCGAAGCCGGGCACATGGAAGCCCAATACGGTCTGGGATTGTTGTATGCGAATGGACAATACGTACCCGCTGATAATCAACAGGCACGGCACTGGTTCGATCAAGCAGCCGCGCAAGGCCATGTCGCTGCTCGCTTAGCTTTGCTGTCACTTGGGAATGGCGCACCCGCGCAGGCGCTTGCCGCTTCTGATAACCTGAAAACGCAAGAATCGGCGCAAACCGTAGAATCGCAAAATCTTGCGTCTCTACAACCACCGTCACCACAGCCGTCACCGGCTTTGATGCCAAAAATTCCGGTGGTTGATCCCGCCAGTCGCCCGGAACCTGTTGCCACGCCCACGTCTCTGCCCACGATGGCGCAACCCACTGAGCAGGATGAAAGCACGTCAGGTAAGCTTGACCTTGCTGGTATTGAACCTGAGGTTGTGCGTCAATCAGCCGAAGCGGGCGATAAGCAAGCGCAATTAATGCTGGGCACCCTGTACGAAGACGGTCTTGGCGGTCTGCCAGCCGATTTGCGCGAAGCGGCGTACTGGTATGAGCAAGCCGCGAAGCAGCATTACCCTAAAGCCCAATACAATCTTGGTTTATTATACGAAGACGGGCGCGGTGTCACCCAAAGCGATAAGCAAGCCGCTTATTGGTATGATAAAGCCGCTAAAGCCGGATTCACCGAAGCCCAAAACAACCTAGGTGTACTGTTTGTATTGGGAAAAGGCGTCAAGAAAGACAGCAAGCAAGCTGAAAAATTATTCACGGATGCCGCCAGCAAAGGCAATGCCGATGCGCAGCGCAACCTTGATATGTTACGCAAAGATTAA